A single Lacerta agilis isolate rLacAgi1 chromosome 10, rLacAgi1.pri, whole genome shotgun sequence DNA region contains:
- the TMCC3 gene encoding transmembrane and coiled-coil domain protein 3 isoform X4, with product MADPDWDSDEGLKFKQKTCADLLVERHDMNTLSLPLNIRRGGSDTNLNFDVPDGVFEFHKVKPNADSLKQKILKVTEQIKIEQTARDGNVAEYLKLVNSADKQQAGRIKQVFEKKNQKSAHSIAQLQKKLEQYHRKLKEIEQNGSSKSTKDASKDSLKEIQHSLKDAHGKSRSTGQSNESSKTGVPGVSLTPPVFVFSKSREFANLIRNKFGSADNIAHLKSSLDDFRPETTSRAYGGSATIVAKPKYTSDDECSSATSGSADSNGNQSFGHVGTNTLESHGKLSILFEGLREIKEAQSQLADDIENLKVQFKREYGFISQTLQEERYRYERLEDQLNDLTDLHQHETANLKQELASIEEKVAYQAYERSRDVQEALESCQTRVSKLEIHQQEQQALQSETVNAKVLLGKCINVVLAFMTVILVCVSTIAKFVAPMMRSRFHIICTFFAITLLAILCKNWDHIVCAIEKMIIPR from the exons GTGGAAAGACATGATATGAATACCCTCAGCCTGCCTCTTAATATTCGCCGGGGAGGTTCGGACACCAACCTCAACTTTGATGTACCTGATGGTGTGTTTGAGTTTCACAAAGTAAAACCCAATGCAGACAGTTTGAAGCAAAAGATTCTGAAAGTTACGGAGCAGATCAAAATAGAACAAACAGCTCGGGATGGGAATGTGGCAGAGTATTTGAAGCTCGTGAACAGTGCGGACAAACAACAAGCGGGGCGAATTAAACAAGTATTTGAAAAGAAGAATCAAAAGTCTGCCCATTCCATTGCCCAGTTGCAGAAGAAATTGGAACAGTATCACAGAAAGCTCAAAGAGATAGAACAAAATGGTTCCTCCAAAAGTACCAAGGATGCTTCCAAAGACAGCCTGAAGGAAATCCAACATTCCCTgaaagatgcccatgggaaatctCGTAGTACTGGCCAGAGCAATGAGAGCAGCAAAACAGGTGTTCCAGGAGTCTCCTTGACACCACCAGTGTTTGTTTTCAGCAAATCCAGAGAGTTTGCAAACCTGATCCGGAATAAATTTGGTAGTGCTGACAATATTGCTCACTTAAAGAGCAGCCTGGACGATTTTAGGCCAGAAACTACTTCCAGGGCCTACGGCGGAAGTGCTACTATAGTGGCCAAGCCAAAATACACCAGTGATGATGAGTGCTCAAGTGCAACATCTGGCTCTGCGGACAGCAATGGAAACCAGTCCTTTGGCCATGTTGGGACAAATACTCTGGAAAGCCATGGGAAACTATCGATTCTCTTTGAGGGACTGCGGGAAATAAAGGAAGCACAATCCCAGTTGGCAGATGACATTGAGAATTTAAAAGTACAATTCAAAAGAGAGTATGGCTTTATTTCTCAAACGCTGCAGGAGGAAAGGTACAG gtATGAGCGATTAGAAGACCAGCTGAATGATCTAACAGACCTCCACCAGCACGAGACAGCCAACTTGAAGCAAGAACTTGCTAGTATTGAAGAAAAGGTGGCGTATCAGGCCTATGAGCGGTCGCGAGATGTTCAG GAAGCTTTGGAATCTTGCCAAACACGGGTCTCTAAGCTGGAGATTCATCAACAAGAACAGCAAGCCCTGCAGTCAGAAACCGTTAATGCCAAAGTCTTGCTGGGGAAATGTATAAACGTAGTCTTGGCCTTCATGACCGTAATCCTAGTGTGCGTTTCCACCATAGCAAAGTTTGTAGCTCCAATGATGAGAAGCCGTTTCCATATCATTTGCACCTTCTTCGCAATAACTCTTCTTGCAATTTTATGCAAAAACTGGGATCACATTGTCTGTGCCATAGAAAAGATGATCATACCAAGATGA
- the TMCC3 gene encoding transmembrane and coiled-coil domain protein 3 isoform X3, giving the protein MPGSDTALAVDRTYSDPERHRRFKTRVERHDMNTLSLPLNIRRGGSDTNLNFDVPDGVFEFHKVKPNADSLKQKILKVTEQIKIEQTARDGNVAEYLKLVNSADKQQAGRIKQVFEKKNQKSAHSIAQLQKKLEQYHRKLKEIEQNGSSKSTKDASKDSLKEIQHSLKDAHGKSRSTGQSNESSKTGVPGVSLTPPVFVFSKSREFANLIRNKFGSADNIAHLKSSLDDFRPETTSRAYGGSATIVAKPKYTSDDECSSATSGSADSNGNQSFGHVGTNTLESHGKLSILFEGLREIKEAQSQLADDIENLKVQFKREYGFISQTLQEERYRYERLEDQLNDLTDLHQHETANLKQELASIEEKVAYQAYERSRDVQEALESCQTRVSKLEIHQQEQQALQSETVNAKVLLGKCINVVLAFMTVILVCVSTIAKFVAPMMRSRFHIICTFFAITLLAILCKNWDHIVCAIEKMIIPR; this is encoded by the exons GTGGAAAGACATGATATGAATACCCTCAGCCTGCCTCTTAATATTCGCCGGGGAGGTTCGGACACCAACCTCAACTTTGATGTACCTGATGGTGTGTTTGAGTTTCACAAAGTAAAACCCAATGCAGACAGTTTGAAGCAAAAGATTCTGAAAGTTACGGAGCAGATCAAAATAGAACAAACAGCTCGGGATGGGAATGTGGCAGAGTATTTGAAGCTCGTGAACAGTGCGGACAAACAACAAGCGGGGCGAATTAAACAAGTATTTGAAAAGAAGAATCAAAAGTCTGCCCATTCCATTGCCCAGTTGCAGAAGAAATTGGAACAGTATCACAGAAAGCTCAAAGAGATAGAACAAAATGGTTCCTCCAAAAGTACCAAGGATGCTTCCAAAGACAGCCTGAAGGAAATCCAACATTCCCTgaaagatgcccatgggaaatctCGTAGTACTGGCCAGAGCAATGAGAGCAGCAAAACAGGTGTTCCAGGAGTCTCCTTGACACCACCAGTGTTTGTTTTCAGCAAATCCAGAGAGTTTGCAAACCTGATCCGGAATAAATTTGGTAGTGCTGACAATATTGCTCACTTAAAGAGCAGCCTGGACGATTTTAGGCCAGAAACTACTTCCAGGGCCTACGGCGGAAGTGCTACTATAGTGGCCAAGCCAAAATACACCAGTGATGATGAGTGCTCAAGTGCAACATCTGGCTCTGCGGACAGCAATGGAAACCAGTCCTTTGGCCATGTTGGGACAAATACTCTGGAAAGCCATGGGAAACTATCGATTCTCTTTGAGGGACTGCGGGAAATAAAGGAAGCACAATCCCAGTTGGCAGATGACATTGAGAATTTAAAAGTACAATTCAAAAGAGAGTATGGCTTTATTTCTCAAACGCTGCAGGAGGAAAGGTACAG gtATGAGCGATTAGAAGACCAGCTGAATGATCTAACAGACCTCCACCAGCACGAGACAGCCAACTTGAAGCAAGAACTTGCTAGTATTGAAGAAAAGGTGGCGTATCAGGCCTATGAGCGGTCGCGAGATGTTCAG GAAGCTTTGGAATCTTGCCAAACACGGGTCTCTAAGCTGGAGATTCATCAACAAGAACAGCAAGCCCTGCAGTCAGAAACCGTTAATGCCAAAGTCTTGCTGGGGAAATGTATAAACGTAGTCTTGGCCTTCATGACCGTAATCCTAGTGTGCGTTTCCACCATAGCAAAGTTTGTAGCTCCAATGATGAGAAGCCGTTTCCATATCATTTGCACCTTCTTCGCAATAACTCTTCTTGCAATTTTATGCAAAAACTGGGATCACATTGTCTGTGCCATAGAAAAGATGATCATACCAAGATGA
- the CEP83 gene encoding centrosomal protein of 83 kDa isoform X4 encodes MDTFPNILSSVGGSGDLSSQAEVQKLLNDERMRCEHHKNNYQTLKAEHTRLQNEYTKSQNELKQLLREKQTVHDKFQCLLSEFRDELLDKSREVEELKKQVITPQKLELLKTEIRDSIEAPLKENLRKLDKEAEKWRTEYNKLRYEHTFLKSEFEHQKEEHAHILEENKLKYESEITRLGKDKEELHNQLLNIDPTRDGKRVEALLREKAQLVQKLKGFEAEVAELRAQRENSGMQAENVQRIQVRQLTEMQATMRSLEAEKQSLKLQLERIEKELQMSIEQNTLLRSKLHKAEREISALTTKVEELKHSHKLEITNIKLEAARARTEIERERNKIQSEIDGLHSDNEICKKTLEQHKMLLIEKDRELVRKVQAAEEEGFQKLAALQEENS; translated from the exons atggacactTTTCCAAATATCCTTTCATCGGTGGGTGGAAGTGGAGATCTTAGCTCACAAGCAGAAGTACAAAAACTGTTAAATGATGAAAGAATGCGGTgtgaacaccataaaaacaattaCCAAACTCTTAAAGCAGAACATACAAG GCTTCAGAATGAATATACAAAATCACAAAATGAGCTCAAACAGTTGTTACGTGAAAAGCAAACCGTTCATGATAAATTTCAGTGTCTGCTCAGTGAATTCCGAGATGAATTGTTGGATAAATCAAGAGAAGTAGAGGAGTTAAAGAAGCAG GTAATTACTCCACAGAAGTTGGAGTTGCTTAAAACAGAAATAAGAGACAGCATAGAAGCACCTCTGAAAGAGAACCTTCGGAAGCTAGATAAA GAAGCAGAAAAATGGAGAACAGAATATAACAAACTTCGCTATGAACATacttttcttaaatcagagtttGAGCATCAGAAAGAAGAGCATGCCCATATTTTAGAAGAGAACAAATTAAAATATGAATCTGAG ATAACGAGACTTGGCAAAGATAAAGAAGAATTGCATAATCAGCTGCTTAATATTGATCCTACAAGAGATGGCAAGCGTGTGGAAGCACTATTAAGAGAAAAGGCTCAACTAGTTCAGAAATTAAAGGGTTTTGAAGCAGAAGTAGCAGAACTAAGAGCTCAGAGGGAGAACTCTGGTATGCAAGCTGAAAATGTGCAAAGAATACAGGTGCGACAGTTAACTGAGATGCAAGCTACAATGCGATCCTTGGAG GCAGAAAAACAATCCCTTAAGCTGCAGCTTGAACGCATTGAAAAGGAACTGCAGATGAGCATTGAGCAAAATACGCTCTTAAGAAGCAAGCTACATAAAGCTGAACGAGAGATCAGTGCCTTGACAACTAAA GTTGAAGAACTTAAGCATTCACACAAGTTAGAAATAACAAACATCAAGCTGGAAGCGGCAAGAGCTAGGActgagatagaaagagaaagaaacaagatTCAAAGTGAAATAGATG GTTTACACTCAGATAATGAAATATGTAAGAAAACACTTGAGCAGCACAAGATGCTTTTAATAGAAAAGGATCGTGAATTAGTACGCAAAGTAcaagctgcagaagaagaaggcTTCCAAAAACTTGCAGCATTACAGGAGGAAAA ctcttAA